One part of the Tunicatimonas pelagia genome encodes these proteins:
- a CDS encoding MlaE family ABC transporter permease, whose protein sequence is MKSIGSYLLFIGTLFTRMEVFNIYVKRTIDEAVKIGINSLTLVAIVSTFIGMVSTLQTAANLVSAFIPRSVVSLVVRDMTILELAPTITSVVLAGKVGSNIAGELGTMRISEQIDALEVMGINSASYLIVPKVLGAMLMFPLLVIVAGFLSLYGGYLIGTFMNVVTGQEYVAGLRTEFQQYNVFVALVKSVVFAFLISTVSAYQGYNTRGGALEVGQASTTAVTNSCIAVLIADYVVVSVLIQ, encoded by the coding sequence ATGAAAAGCATTGGCTCTTACTTATTGTTTATTGGTACGTTGTTTACCCGAATGGAAGTGTTCAATATTTACGTGAAGCGTACTATTGACGAGGCAGTGAAGATTGGAATTAATTCGTTAACCCTGGTAGCGATTGTTTCTACCTTTATTGGAATGGTATCGACCCTTCAGACGGCTGCCAACCTGGTGAGCGCGTTTATTCCCCGTAGCGTGGTTAGCTTGGTCGTACGTGATATGACGATTCTCGAGCTAGCTCCCACTATTACTTCGGTAGTGTTGGCCGGTAAAGTGGGTTCCAATATTGCGGGTGAACTAGGGACTATGCGAATTTCTGAACAGATTGACGCGCTAGAGGTAATGGGAATCAATTCGGCTTCCTATCTAATTGTGCCGAAGGTACTAGGAGCAATGCTGATGTTTCCACTGCTGGTGATTGTGGCGGGCTTTTTATCGCTGTACGGCGGTTACCTGATCGGCACGTTCATGAACGTAGTTACTGGACAGGAATACGTAGCTGGTCTGCGAACCGAGTTTCAGCAGTATAACGTTTTTGTGGCGTTAGTGAAGTCAGTGGTCTTTGCCTTTTTGATCTCGACGGTTTCTGCTTATCAGGGGTATAACACAAGAGGGGGTGCTTTGGAGGTAGGCCAGGCTAGTACTACCGCCGTGACCAATAGCTGTATTGCGGTGCTTATTGCCGATTACGTGGTAGTTTCAGTTTTAATTCAATGA